Sequence from the Ignavibacteria bacterium genome:
TGGCACTTTACGTTTCTTAGACGCTATTAGAGAAGTCGGATTAAAACAGGTCCGATTTTACCAAGCATCGACAAGTGAACTATTTGGCAAAGTTAAAATTAGTCCTCAAAATGAATCTACACCTTTCTATCCAAGATCTCCCTATGGAGTAGCAAAACTATATGGTTACTGGATAATCGTAAATTACCGGGAAGCATATAATCTTTTCGCTTGTAATGGTATACTATTCAATCATGAATCTCCCCGTCGTGGGGAGACTTTTGTAAGTCGTAAAATTACACGTGCAGCCTCAAGAATTGTGACTGGTTTACAAAAAGTATTAACTCTTGGTAATCTTGAAGCAAAAAGGGATTGGGGTTTTGCTCCGGAATATTGCGAAGGAATGTGGAAGATTCTCCAGCACGAAAAAGCAGATGATTTTGTCCTTGCAACAGGAGAGACCAATACTGTGCGTAAGTTTGTTGAATTAGCTTTTGGCG
This genomic interval carries:
- a CDS encoding GDP-mannose 4,6-dehydratase, with product GTLRFLDAIREVGLKQVRFYQASTSELFGKVKISPQNESTPFYPRSPYGVAKLYGYWIIVNYREAYNLFACNGILFNHESPRRGETFVSRKITRAASRIVTGLQKVLTLGNLEAKRDWGFAPEYCEGMWKILQHEKADDFVLATGETNTVRKFVELAFGELGIMIEWKGKSADEFGRISEINIERAIDLLDQTNGIKKKDTLYKSRLKTGDVVVRVDKNYYRPTEVDLLIGDSSKAEKLLSWKAQTNLNELVHIMMKSDLNKVLVRGF